One genomic segment of Sminthopsis crassicaudata isolate SCR6 chromosome 4, ASM4859323v1, whole genome shotgun sequence includes these proteins:
- the MEA1 gene encoding male-enhanced antigen 1 isoform X2, with product MAAVVLGEDKMGPERIFPNQNEDLGQHQGPTDGTGDWSEEPEEEPEDLGSGPTDYSYQPLNQDPEQEEVELAPVEGIEDAVTDIQERIQALGLHLPDPPVESEDEEEEGAVALSSRSSIPMDPEHVELVKRTMAGVSLPAPGVPAWAQEISDAQWEDVVQKTLQARQATSTWK from the exons ATGGCAGCAGTGGTTCTGGGGGAAGATAAGATGGGTCCTGAGCGGATCTTCCCAAACCAGAATGAAGATCTGGGGCAGCACCAGGGCCCCACAGATGGCACAGGTGACTGGAGTGAAGAACCTGAGGAGGAGCCTGAAGACTTGGGCTCAGGCCCCACAGACTATTCCTACCAGCCTCTGAACCAGGACCCTGAGCAAGAAGAAGTAGAGCTGGCACCAGTGGAAGGTATTGAAGATGCGGTTACTGACATTCAGGAACGGATCCAG GCCCTGGGGCTGCATCTGCCTGACCCTCCTGTAGAGAgtgaagatgaggaagaggaaggagccGTAGCACTGAGCAGCAGAAGCTCCATACCCATGGACCCAG AACATGTGGAGCTGGTGAAACGGACCATGGCTGGAGTAAGTTTGCCTGCCCCAGGAGTCCCTGCTTGGGCCCAGGAGATTTCAGATGCCCAGTGGGAGGATGTGGTACAGAAGACTCTGCAGGCTCGACAGGCAACCTCTACATGGAAGTGA
- the PPP2R5D gene encoding serine/threonine-protein phosphatase 2A 56 kDa regulatory subunit delta isoform isoform X2, whose protein sequence is MPYKLKKEKEPPKSAKGTAKPNSGGKDGSGEGTEEVQPQPPQPQPQPQPQPQAPSSNKRPSNSTPPPTQLSKIKYSGGPQIVKKERRQSSSRLNLSKNRELQKLPALKDSPSPEREELFIQKLRQCCVLFDFVADPLSDLKFKEVKRAGLNEMVEYITHSRDVVTEAIYPEAVIMFSVNLFRTLPPSSNPTGAEFDPEEDEPTLEAAWPHLQLVYEFFLRFLESPDFQPNVAKKYIDQKFVLALLDLFDSEDPRERDFLKTILHRIYGKFLGLRAYIRRQINHIFYRFIYETEHHNGIAELLEILGSIINGFALPLKEEHKMFLIRVLLPLHKVKSLSVYHPQLAYCVVQFLEKESSLTEPVIVGLLKFWPKTHSPKEVMFLNELEEILDVIEPSEFSKVMEPLFRQLAKCVSSPHFQVAERALYYWNNEYIMSLISDNAARLLPIMFPALYRNSKSHWNKTIHGLIYNALKLFMEMNQKLFDDCTQQYKAEKQKGRFRLKEREEMWHKIEEVARLNPQYPMFRAPPPLPPVYSMETETPTTEDIQLLKRTVETEAVQMLKDIKKEKVLLRRKSELPQDVYTIKALEAHKRAEEFLTASQEAL, encoded by the exons ACCGTCATCCAACAAGCGGCCAAGCAACAGCACACCTCCCCCTACACAACTCAGCAAGATCAAGTATTCAGGGGGGCCCCAGATTGTCAAGAAGGAGCGGAGGCAAAGTTCTTCTCGACTAAACCTCAGCAAGAACCGTGAGCTGCAGAAGCTCCCTGCCTTGAAAG ACTCCCCATCTCCAGAGCGAGAGGAGCTCTTCATCCAGAAGCTACGTCAGTGCTGTGTTCTCTTTGATTTTGTGGCTGACCCCCTGAGTGATCTGAAGTTTAAGGAAGTGAAGAGGGCAGGACTTAATGAAATGGTAGAATATATCACACACAGCAGAGATGTCGTCACGGAGGCTATTTACCCGGAGGCTGTTATCATG TTTTCAGTGAACTTGTTCCGGACACTACCACCATCATCCAACCCCACGGGGGCTGAATTTGATCCCGAAGAGGATGAACCCACCCTGGAAGCTGCCTGGCCCCATCTGCAA CTGGTCTATGAGTTTTTCTTACGTTTCCTGGAGTCTCCTGATTTTCAGCCAAATGTGGCCAAGAAGTACATCGACCAGAAGTTTGTCCTTGCT CTCCTTGACCTGTTTGACAGTGAGGACCCCCGGGAGAGAGACTTTCTCAAGACCATTCTTCATCGCATCTATGGCAAGTTCCTGGGGCTTCGAGCTTATATCCGTAGGCAGATCAACCATATTTTCTACAG GTTTATTTACGAGACAGAGCATCACAATGGAATTGCTGAGCTACTTGAAATTCTGGGAAG CATTATTAATGGCTTTGCCCTGCCCCTCAAGGAAGAGCATAAGATGTTCCTTATCCGAGTCCTGCTTCCCCTACACAAGGTCAAGTCTCTGAGTGTCTACCACCCTCAG TTGGCGTATTGTGTGGTGCAATTCTTGGAAAAGGAGAGCAGTTTGACTGAACCG GTGATTGTAGGCCTCCTAAAGTTCTGGCCTAAAACTCACAGTCCTAAGGAAGTAATGTTTCTCAATGAATTGGAGGAGATTCTGGATGTCATTGAGCCCTCTGAGTTCAGCAAAGTGATGGAACCGCTCTTCCGCCAGCTTGCCAAATGTGTTTCCAGCCCCCACTTCCAA gTTGCTGAACGTGCCCTCTATTACTGGAACAATGAGTACATCATGAGCCTGATTAGTGACAATGCTGCACGCCTCCTGCCTATCATGTTCCCTGCGCTCTACAGGAACTCTAAGAGCCACTGGAACAA GACTATCCATGGGTTGATCTACAATGCCTTGAAGCTGTTCATGGAAATGAATCAGAAGCTGTTTGATGACTGCACACAGCAGTACAAGGCTGAGAAACAAAA AGGCCGATTTCGActcaaggaaagagaagagatgtGGCACAAGATTGAGGAGGTTGCCCGGCTCAACCCCCAG TACCCCATGTTCCGAGCACCACCCCCACTTCCCCCTGTATATTCAATGGAGACAGAGACCCCCACAACTGAGGACATTCAGCTCCTGAAGAGGACGGTGGAGACAGAGGCGGTGCAG ATGCTGAAggatatcaaaaaagaaaaggtgcTGCTTCGGAGGAAGTCAGAATTGCCCCAGGACGTGTATACCATCAAAGCTCTGGAGGCTCACAAGCGGGCTGAGGAGTTCTTGACAGCCAGCCAGGAGGCACTCTGA
- the MEA1 gene encoding male-enhanced antigen 1 isoform X1, whose product MGRNKVRACMAAVVLGEDKMGPERIFPNQNEDLGQHQGPTDGTGDWSEEPEEEPEDLGSGPTDYSYQPLNQDPEQEEVELAPVEGIEDAVTDIQERIQALGLHLPDPPVESEDEEEEGAVALSSRSSIPMDPEHVELVKRTMAGVSLPAPGVPAWAQEISDAQWEDVVQKTLQARQATSTWK is encoded by the exons ATGGGAAGAAACAAAG TCCGGGCCTGCATGGCAGCAGTGGTTCTGGGGGAAGATAAGATGGGTCCTGAGCGGATCTTCCCAAACCAGAATGAAGATCTGGGGCAGCACCAGGGCCCCACAGATGGCACAGGTGACTGGAGTGAAGAACCTGAGGAGGAGCCTGAAGACTTGGGCTCAGGCCCCACAGACTATTCCTACCAGCCTCTGAACCAGGACCCTGAGCAAGAAGAAGTAGAGCTGGCACCAGTGGAAGGTATTGAAGATGCGGTTACTGACATTCAGGAACGGATCCAG GCCCTGGGGCTGCATCTGCCTGACCCTCCTGTAGAGAgtgaagatgaggaagaggaaggagccGTAGCACTGAGCAGCAGAAGCTCCATACCCATGGACCCAG AACATGTGGAGCTGGTGAAACGGACCATGGCTGGAGTAAGTTTGCCTGCCCCAGGAGTCCCTGCTTGGGCCCAGGAGATTTCAGATGCCCAGTGGGAGGATGTGGTACAGAAGACTCTGCAGGCTCGACAGGCAACCTCTACATGGAAGTGA
- the PPP2R5D gene encoding serine/threonine-protein phosphatase 2A 56 kDa regulatory subunit delta isoform isoform X3: protein MVEYITHSRDVVTEAIYPEAVIMFSVNLFRTLPPSSNPTGAEFDPEEDEPTLEAAWPHLQLVYEFFLRFLESPDFQPNVAKKYIDQKFVLALLDLFDSEDPRERDFLKTILHRIYGKFLGLRAYIRRQINHIFYRFIYETEHHNGIAELLEILGSIINGFALPLKEEHKMFLIRVLLPLHKVKSLSVYHPQLAYCVVQFLEKESSLTEPVIVGLLKFWPKTHSPKEVMFLNELEEILDVIEPSEFSKVMEPLFRQLAKCVSSPHFQVAERALYYWNNEYIMSLISDNAARLLPIMFPALYRNSKSHWNKTIHGLIYNALKLFMEMNQKLFDDCTQQYKAEKQKGRFRLKEREEMWHKIEEVARLNPQYPMFRAPPPLPPVYSMETETPTTEDIQLLKRTVETEAVQMLKDIKKEKVLLRRKSELPQDVYTIKALEAHKRAEEFLTASQEAL, encoded by the exons ATGGTAGAATATATCACACACAGCAGAGATGTCGTCACGGAGGCTATTTACCCGGAGGCTGTTATCATG TTTTCAGTGAACTTGTTCCGGACACTACCACCATCATCCAACCCCACGGGGGCTGAATTTGATCCCGAAGAGGATGAACCCACCCTGGAAGCTGCCTGGCCCCATCTGCAA CTGGTCTATGAGTTTTTCTTACGTTTCCTGGAGTCTCCTGATTTTCAGCCAAATGTGGCCAAGAAGTACATCGACCAGAAGTTTGTCCTTGCT CTCCTTGACCTGTTTGACAGTGAGGACCCCCGGGAGAGAGACTTTCTCAAGACCATTCTTCATCGCATCTATGGCAAGTTCCTGGGGCTTCGAGCTTATATCCGTAGGCAGATCAACCATATTTTCTACAG GTTTATTTACGAGACAGAGCATCACAATGGAATTGCTGAGCTACTTGAAATTCTGGGAAG CATTATTAATGGCTTTGCCCTGCCCCTCAAGGAAGAGCATAAGATGTTCCTTATCCGAGTCCTGCTTCCCCTACACAAGGTCAAGTCTCTGAGTGTCTACCACCCTCAG TTGGCGTATTGTGTGGTGCAATTCTTGGAAAAGGAGAGCAGTTTGACTGAACCG GTGATTGTAGGCCTCCTAAAGTTCTGGCCTAAAACTCACAGTCCTAAGGAAGTAATGTTTCTCAATGAATTGGAGGAGATTCTGGATGTCATTGAGCCCTCTGAGTTCAGCAAAGTGATGGAACCGCTCTTCCGCCAGCTTGCCAAATGTGTTTCCAGCCCCCACTTCCAA gTTGCTGAACGTGCCCTCTATTACTGGAACAATGAGTACATCATGAGCCTGATTAGTGACAATGCTGCACGCCTCCTGCCTATCATGTTCCCTGCGCTCTACAGGAACTCTAAGAGCCACTGGAACAA GACTATCCATGGGTTGATCTACAATGCCTTGAAGCTGTTCATGGAAATGAATCAGAAGCTGTTTGATGACTGCACACAGCAGTACAAGGCTGAGAAACAAAA AGGCCGATTTCGActcaaggaaagagaagagatgtGGCACAAGATTGAGGAGGTTGCCCGGCTCAACCCCCAG TACCCCATGTTCCGAGCACCACCCCCACTTCCCCCTGTATATTCAATGGAGACAGAGACCCCCACAACTGAGGACATTCAGCTCCTGAAGAGGACGGTGGAGACAGAGGCGGTGCAG ATGCTGAAggatatcaaaaaagaaaaggtgcTGCTTCGGAGGAAGTCAGAATTGCCCCAGGACGTGTATACCATCAAAGCTCTGGAGGCTCACAAGCGGGCTGAGGAGTTCTTGACAGCCAGCCAGGAGGCACTCTGA
- the KLHDC3 gene encoding kelch domain-containing protein 3 isoform X1 has product MLRWTVHLEGGPRRVNHAAVAVGHRVYSFGGYCSGEDYETLRQIDVHVFNAVSLRWTKLPPMRSSGQAGEVPYMRYGHSAVLIDDTVYLWGGRNDTEGACNVLYGFDINTHKWFTPRVSGTVPGARDGHSACVLGKNMYVFGGYEQLADCFSNDIHKLDTSSMTWTLISAKGTPARWRDFHSATMLGNRMYVFGGRADRFGPFHSNNEIYCNRIRIFDTRAEAWLECPPTPLLPEGRRSHSAFGYNGELYIFGGYNARLNRHFHDLWKFNPVSFSWKKIEPKGKGPCPRRRQCCCIVGDKIVLFGGTSPSPEEGLGDEFDLMDHSDLHILDFSPSLKTLCKLAVIQYNLDQTCLPHDIRWELTAMTTNSNISRPIASSHG; this is encoded by the exons ATGTTACGGTGGACGGTGCACCTGGAGGGCGGGCCCCGCAGGGTGAATCACGCAGCAGTGGCTGTGGGGCACCGGGTGTATTCATTTGGAGGATACTGCTCTGGAGAAGACTATGAGACATTACGCCAGATTGATGTACATGTCTTCAATGCAG TGTCTCTTCGTTGGACGAAGCTGCCCCCAATGCGGTCCAGTGGACAAGCTGGGGAAGTGCCCTACATGCGTTATGGACATTCAGCCGTCCTCATCGATGACACTGTCTACCTGTGGGGTGGACGCAATGACACAGAAGGAGCCTGCAATGTGCTCTATGGCTTTGATATCA ATACTCACAAGTGGTTCACACCCAGGGTTTCTGGAACAGTGCCAGGGGCCCGAGATGGACATTCAGCCTGTGTCCTGGGCAAGAACATGTATGTCTTCGGGGGTTACGAGCAGCTG GCtgactgtttttccaatgatatcCATAAGCTGGATACCAGCAGCATGACGTGGACCCTCATTTCGGCAAAG GGCACTCCTGCACGGTGGCGGGACTTTCACTCAGCCACAATGTTAGGCAACCGCATGTATGTTTTTGGAGGTCGAGCTGACCGATTTGGACCTTTTCACTCCAATAATGAGATCTATTGTAACCGAATACGTATCTTTGACACGAGGGCTGAGGCCTGGTTGGAGTGTCCACCTACCCCATTGTTGCCTGAGGGCCGAAGAAGCCACTCTGCCT ttgggTATAATGGGGAGCTGTACATATTTGGCGGCTACAATGCAAGGTTGAATCGGCATTTTCATGACCTCTGGAAGTTCAACCCAG TGTCCTTCTCTTGGAAGAAGATTGAGCCTAAGGGAAAGGGGCCATGCCCCCGCCGGCGCCAGTGCTGTTGCATCGTGGGAGACAAGATTGTCCTCTTTGGAGGCACTAG TCCTTCTCCTGAAGAAGGCCTAGGAGATGAGTTTGATCTTATGGACCACTCCGACCTACACATTCTAGACTTTA GTCCCAGCCTGAAGACCTTGTGCAAACTGGCTGTGATTCAGTATAACCTGGACCAGACCTGTCTGCCCCATGATATCAG GTGGGAGCTGACTGCCATGACCACCAACAGCAACATCAGCCGCCCCATTGCATCATCCCATGGGTAG
- the PPP2R5D gene encoding serine/threonine-protein phosphatase 2A 56 kDa regulatory subunit delta isoform isoform X1 encodes MPYKLKKEKEPPKSAKGTAKPNSGGKDGSGEGTEEVQPQPPQPQPQPQPQPQAPSSNKRPSNSTPPPTQLSKIKYSGGPQIVKKERRQSSSRLNLSKNRELQKLPALKDSPSPEREELFIQKLRQCCVLFDFVADPLSDLKFKEVKRAGLNEMVEYITHSRDVVTEAIYPEAVIMVRMEGSLGITPKNGIRAFDCSDLGSAPQFSVNLFRTLPPSSNPTGAEFDPEEDEPTLEAAWPHLQLVYEFFLRFLESPDFQPNVAKKYIDQKFVLALLDLFDSEDPRERDFLKTILHRIYGKFLGLRAYIRRQINHIFYRFIYETEHHNGIAELLEILGSIINGFALPLKEEHKMFLIRVLLPLHKVKSLSVYHPQLAYCVVQFLEKESSLTEPVIVGLLKFWPKTHSPKEVMFLNELEEILDVIEPSEFSKVMEPLFRQLAKCVSSPHFQVAERALYYWNNEYIMSLISDNAARLLPIMFPALYRNSKSHWNKTIHGLIYNALKLFMEMNQKLFDDCTQQYKAEKQKGRFRLKEREEMWHKIEEVARLNPQYPMFRAPPPLPPVYSMETETPTTEDIQLLKRTVETEAVQMLKDIKKEKVLLRRKSELPQDVYTIKALEAHKRAEEFLTASQEAL; translated from the exons ACCGTCATCCAACAAGCGGCCAAGCAACAGCACACCTCCCCCTACACAACTCAGCAAGATCAAGTATTCAGGGGGGCCCCAGATTGTCAAGAAGGAGCGGAGGCAAAGTTCTTCTCGACTAAACCTCAGCAAGAACCGTGAGCTGCAGAAGCTCCCTGCCTTGAAAG ACTCCCCATCTCCAGAGCGAGAGGAGCTCTTCATCCAGAAGCTACGTCAGTGCTGTGTTCTCTTTGATTTTGTGGCTGACCCCCTGAGTGATCTGAAGTTTAAGGAAGTGAAGAGGGCAGGACTTAATGAAATGGTAGAATATATCACACACAGCAGAGATGTCGTCACGGAGGCTATTTACCCGGAGGCTGTTATCATGGTGAGGATGGAGGGAAGCTTGGGTATCACCCCCAAGAATGGGATAAGGGCCTTTGACTGCTCTGACCTGGGCTCTGCCCCTCAGTTTTCAGTGAACTTGTTCCGGACACTACCACCATCATCCAACCCCACGGGGGCTGAATTTGATCCCGAAGAGGATGAACCCACCCTGGAAGCTGCCTGGCCCCATCTGCAA CTGGTCTATGAGTTTTTCTTACGTTTCCTGGAGTCTCCTGATTTTCAGCCAAATGTGGCCAAGAAGTACATCGACCAGAAGTTTGTCCTTGCT CTCCTTGACCTGTTTGACAGTGAGGACCCCCGGGAGAGAGACTTTCTCAAGACCATTCTTCATCGCATCTATGGCAAGTTCCTGGGGCTTCGAGCTTATATCCGTAGGCAGATCAACCATATTTTCTACAG GTTTATTTACGAGACAGAGCATCACAATGGAATTGCTGAGCTACTTGAAATTCTGGGAAG CATTATTAATGGCTTTGCCCTGCCCCTCAAGGAAGAGCATAAGATGTTCCTTATCCGAGTCCTGCTTCCCCTACACAAGGTCAAGTCTCTGAGTGTCTACCACCCTCAG TTGGCGTATTGTGTGGTGCAATTCTTGGAAAAGGAGAGCAGTTTGACTGAACCG GTGATTGTAGGCCTCCTAAAGTTCTGGCCTAAAACTCACAGTCCTAAGGAAGTAATGTTTCTCAATGAATTGGAGGAGATTCTGGATGTCATTGAGCCCTCTGAGTTCAGCAAAGTGATGGAACCGCTCTTCCGCCAGCTTGCCAAATGTGTTTCCAGCCCCCACTTCCAA gTTGCTGAACGTGCCCTCTATTACTGGAACAATGAGTACATCATGAGCCTGATTAGTGACAATGCTGCACGCCTCCTGCCTATCATGTTCCCTGCGCTCTACAGGAACTCTAAGAGCCACTGGAACAA GACTATCCATGGGTTGATCTACAATGCCTTGAAGCTGTTCATGGAAATGAATCAGAAGCTGTTTGATGACTGCACACAGCAGTACAAGGCTGAGAAACAAAA AGGCCGATTTCGActcaaggaaagagaagagatgtGGCACAAGATTGAGGAGGTTGCCCGGCTCAACCCCCAG TACCCCATGTTCCGAGCACCACCCCCACTTCCCCCTGTATATTCAATGGAGACAGAGACCCCCACAACTGAGGACATTCAGCTCCTGAAGAGGACGGTGGAGACAGAGGCGGTGCAG ATGCTGAAggatatcaaaaaagaaaaggtgcTGCTTCGGAGGAAGTCAGAATTGCCCCAGGACGTGTATACCATCAAAGCTCTGGAGGCTCACAAGCGGGCTGAGGAGTTCTTGACAGCCAGCCAGGAGGCACTCTGA